The window ATATTTGCATCTTGATTCCTCATGAGCAGAAGCATCCGAATCAACTCAACCATTGAACCTGTCAATCTGGGGAAAAACAGTCACAACTACATTAAGTATATTGCAAATATAATTTAACAAAACTCAAGAAGTTAAATATTGACATACACAAGCTGAAGGCCAAGCAATTGTTAATCCAGAGGTGAAAGCATCGCCAATTGTCATACAATTTTCCCTTTCCCTTACCAAGCGCTCACATTCCTCAATAGGTTGATCAACTTGCACTTCTATGAACCGCCGACCTAGCTCAACGCCACCAACCATTTTTTTTGAACTACAACCCAAAATGCAAGCATGTGCCACATGCCTTTTGTTTGGATATATTGAAGACTTCAGAATAACTTTTGTGCCAACCTAAAAAAGGTTCAAATTATAATTGGCACTAATCAAAATCAATTTTGTGAACACGAATCTAGTATAAACACACTATTTTTGTTACCTCCATGGAAGGACTACGTTTCTGCTTAGAGGACACATGGACTACAGACTTGTTTTGAGTGCTTTGTTTGTGTACTCTAGTCAAATTTCCATCCATATTCTCCCTGCTCTTTCTCATCTACAGAGAAACATAAGCGGAAAAAATGATTTATCATTGTGATCTTACAATGTAAAGTTCACAGTGCATTTTATTCATCAAATATTACATGTGCCGACATCATTTTCTAACATCAGGAGAGTCCATTCCATGCAAATCAAACTTAAAATGCAAAAACTCATTCATTCATCATTCCTACGAAAAATTGTTTCCTATCAATGCTTAGCAAGCAGATTTCTCAAGAGATAACCATTACCTCTCTATCAAAAACAGCatgggctggtgatgatggtacTTGATATGAGAATTTATTGCAACCCTCATTTTCAAGATGATGCTTCtgtacaacaatataaataaattaATAAGTATAGTGTATCATTTATACCATGAGTAATGAGAAGATTCTAACTTGTTTGCCCGACAGAATGTCATTATCTTTGTGTGTGCCATGTTGATGTGGGTTAGTTTTATTCTGCATTTTACATGAAGAGGCATTCGTTTATAGAAAGTTATAAAGTGTACTAATAAATAAACAAATTTACCATTGTTGTATCTTTGG is drawn from Triticum dicoccoides isolate Atlit2015 ecotype Zavitan chromosome 4A, WEW_v2.0, whole genome shotgun sequence and contains these coding sequences:
- the LOC119284122 gene encoding uncharacterized protein LOC119284122; its protein translation is MFWFIFISIYKYFILQRVHANGPDAKHIVANPKDTTMKHHLENEGCNKFSYQVPSSPAHAVFDREMRKSRENMDGNLTRVHKQSTQNKSVVHVSSKQKRSPSMEVGTKVILKSSIYPNKRHVAHACILGCSSKKMVGGVELGRRFIEVQVDQPIEECERLVRERENCMTIGDAFTSGLTIAWPSACIDRFNG